One stretch of Numenius arquata chromosome 8, bNumArq3.hap1.1, whole genome shotgun sequence DNA includes these proteins:
- the BAP1 gene encoding ubiquitin carboxyl-terminal hydrolase BAP1 isoform X2, whose protein sequence is MNKGWLELESDPGLFTLLVEDFGVKGVQVEEIYDLQSKCQGPVYGFIFLFKWIEERRSRRKVSTLVDETSVIDDDIVNNMFFAHQLIPNSCATHALLSVLLNCNNVDLGPTLSRMKDFTKGFSPESKGYAIGNAPELAKAHNSHARPEPRHLPEKQNGISAVRTMEAFHFVSYVPIKGRLFELDGLKVYPIDHGPWADDEEWTDKARRVIMERIGLATAGEPYHDIRFNLMAVVPDRRMKYESKLHILKMNRQTVLEALQQLIRVTQPELIQTQKSQETQPPEEAKPASSKTVTPESAHPDGTDEPASQGHPVATQSPPNKSKPVAKTSASSINGAPPANPNPIVQRLPAFLDNHNYAKSPMQEEEDLAAGVGRSRVPVRQHQQYSDDEDDYDDDDEEEVRNTNSAIRYKRKGQVKQEHVAGAADGQLSVLQPNTINVLAEKLKESQKDLSIPLSIKTSGGGTAVAMVTHSQPSPTPSNESTDTASEIGSAFNSPLRSPIRSANPTRPSSPVTSHISKVLFGEEDGLLRVDCMRYNRAVRDLGPVISTGLLHLTEDGVFCPLAVADGGKSSPPSIKPGEEAPVAIKLDEKEGSEAGDSKEKELLALLKCVEAEIANYEACLKEEVEKRKKFKIDDQRRTHNYDEFICTFISMLAQEGMLASLVEQNISVRRRQGVSIGRLHKQRKPDRRKRSRPYKAKRQ, encoded by the exons GTCTCTTCACACTCCTGGTAGAAGATTTTG GGGTCAAGGGAGTGCAGGTTGAAGAGATTTATGATCTGCAGAGCAAATGCCAAGG CCCTGTGTATGGGTTCATCTTCCTGTTCAAGTGGATTGAGGAGCGCAGATCACGCCGGAAGGTTTCTACCTTGGTGGATGAGACGTCGGTGATCGACGATGACATCGTTAATAACATGTTCTTTGCTCACCAG CTGATCCCCAACTCCTGTGCCACGCATGCTCTGCTGAGTGTCCTCCTGAACTGCAACAATGTCGACCTGGGCCCCACGCTGAGCCGCATGAAGGATTTCACCAAAGGATTCAGCCCTGAG AGTAAAGGCTATGCCATCGGCAACGCCCCAGAGCTGGCCAAGGCCCATAACAGCCATGCCAG GCCAGAGCCACGGCACTTGCCGGAAAAGCAGAACGGTATCAGCGCTGTGCGAACCATGGAGGCTTTTCATTTTGTCAGTTATGTCCCCATCAAGGGACGGCTGTTTGAGCTGGATGGACTCAAGGTCTATCCCATTGACCACG GGCCGTGGGCTGATGACGAGGAATGGACAGACAAAGCCAGGAGAGTAATCATGGAGCGCATTGGCCTGGCCACTGCAGG AGAGCCGTACCACGACATCCGATTCAACCTGATGGCAGTGGTGCCTGATCGGAGGATGAAGTACGAGTCCAAACTGCACATCCTGAAGATGAACCGCCAGACGGTGCTAGAGGCCTTGCAGCAG CTTATCCGAGTGACTCAGCCTGAGCTGATCCAGACCCAGAAGTCTCAGGAGACTCAGCCTCCAGAAGAGGCAAAGCCAGCCAGCAGCAAGACTGTGACTCCAGAGAGTGCCCATCCAG ATGGCACCGATGAGCCCGCCAGCCAGGGTCACCCTGTGGCCACGCAGAGCCCACCCAACAAATCCAAACCGGTAGCAAAGACATCAGCGAGCAGCATCAACGGGGCACCTCCAGCAAACCCCAACCCCATCGTGCAGAGGTTGCCAGCCTTCCTGGACAATCACAACTACGCCAAGTCCCCCATGCAG gaggaggaagaccTTGCAGCAGGAGTGGGTCGCAGCCGGGTCCCAGTCCGACAGCACCAGCAGTACTCGGACGATGAGGATGATTACGacgatgatgatgaggaggaagtTCGTAACACCAACTCGGCCATCAG GTACAAAAGGAAAGGGCAGGTAAAGCAAGAGCACGTGGCAGGCGCCGCAGATGGCCAGCTCTCTGTCCTCCAGCCCAACACCATCAACGTCCTGGCTGAGAAGCTGAAGGAATCCCAAAAGGATCTTTCTATTCCCCTGTCCATCAAGACGAGTGGCGGGGGCACCGCCGTGGCCATGGTTACCCActcccagccctctcccacccccagcaaCGAGAGCACAGACACGGCCTCTGAGATCGGCAGCGCCTTCAACTCCCCGCTGCGCTCTCCCATCCGCTCGGCCAACCCCACCCgtccttccagccccgtcacctcCCACATCTCCAAGGTGCTCTTTGGCGAGGAGGACGGCCTGCTGCGTGTCGACTGCATGCGCTACAACCGGGCTGTCAGGGACCTGGGGCCCGTCATCAGCACTGGCCTGCTGCACCTCACTGAGGATGGCGTGTTCTGCCCACTGGCTGTTGCAG ATGGGGGTAAAAGCTCCCCCCCTTCCATCAAACCCGGTGAAGAGGCCCCGGTGGCAATCAAACTGGACGAGAAGGAGGGCAGTGAGGCCGGTGACAGCAAAGAGAAG gagctgctggcgcTGCTGAAGTGCGTGGAGGCAGAGATTGCAAACTACGAGGCCtgcctgaaggaagaggtggagaagaggaagaaattcaaG ATCGATGACCAGAGGAGAACTCACAACTACGACGAGTTCATCTGTACCTTCATCTCCATGCTGGCACAGGAAG ggatGCTGGCAAGCCTCGTGGAGCAGAACATCTCTGTGCGCAGGCGGCAGGGGGTCAGCATTGGCCGCCTGCACAAGCAGAGGAAGCCGGACCGTCGGAAACGCTCCCGCCCCTATAAAGCCAAGCGCCAGTAG
- the BAP1 gene encoding ubiquitin carboxyl-terminal hydrolase BAP1 isoform X1, with amino-acid sequence MNKGWLELESDPGLFTLLVEDFGVKGVQVEEIYDLQSKCQGPVYGFIFLFKWIEERRSRRKVSTLVDETSVIDDDIVNNMFFAHQLIPNSCATHALLSVLLNCNNVDLGPTLSRMKDFTKGFSPESKGYAIGNAPELAKAHNSHARPEPRHLPEKQNGISAVRTMEAFHFVSYVPIKGRLFELDGLKVYPIDHGPWADDEEWTDKARRVIMERIGLATAGEPYHDIRFNLMAVVPDRRMKYESKLHILKMNRQTVLEALQQLIRVTQPELIQTQKSQETQPPEEAKPASSKTVTPESAHPDGTDEPASQGHPVATQSPPNKSKPVAKTSASSINGAPPANPNPIVQRLPAFLDNHNYAKSPMQEEEDLAAGVGRSRVPVRQHQQYSDDEDDYDDDDEEEVRNTNSAIRYKRKGQVKQEHVAGAADGQLSVLQPNTINVLAEKLKESQKDLSIPLSIKTSGGGTAVAMVTHSQPSPTPSNESTDTASEIGSAFNSPLRSPIRSANPTRPSSPVTSHISKVLFGEEDGLLRVDCMRYNRAVRDLGPVISTGLLHLTEDGVFCPLAVADGGKSSPPSIKPGEEAPVAIKLDEKEGSEAGDSKEKVGLGRTSDHPGGEKYSPKELLALLKCVEAEIANYEACLKEEVEKRKKFKIDDQRRTHNYDEFICTFISMLAQEGMLASLVEQNISVRRRQGVSIGRLHKQRKPDRRKRSRPYKAKRQ; translated from the exons GTCTCTTCACACTCCTGGTAGAAGATTTTG GGGTCAAGGGAGTGCAGGTTGAAGAGATTTATGATCTGCAGAGCAAATGCCAAGG CCCTGTGTATGGGTTCATCTTCCTGTTCAAGTGGATTGAGGAGCGCAGATCACGCCGGAAGGTTTCTACCTTGGTGGATGAGACGTCGGTGATCGACGATGACATCGTTAATAACATGTTCTTTGCTCACCAG CTGATCCCCAACTCCTGTGCCACGCATGCTCTGCTGAGTGTCCTCCTGAACTGCAACAATGTCGACCTGGGCCCCACGCTGAGCCGCATGAAGGATTTCACCAAAGGATTCAGCCCTGAG AGTAAAGGCTATGCCATCGGCAACGCCCCAGAGCTGGCCAAGGCCCATAACAGCCATGCCAG GCCAGAGCCACGGCACTTGCCGGAAAAGCAGAACGGTATCAGCGCTGTGCGAACCATGGAGGCTTTTCATTTTGTCAGTTATGTCCCCATCAAGGGACGGCTGTTTGAGCTGGATGGACTCAAGGTCTATCCCATTGACCACG GGCCGTGGGCTGATGACGAGGAATGGACAGACAAAGCCAGGAGAGTAATCATGGAGCGCATTGGCCTGGCCACTGCAGG AGAGCCGTACCACGACATCCGATTCAACCTGATGGCAGTGGTGCCTGATCGGAGGATGAAGTACGAGTCCAAACTGCACATCCTGAAGATGAACCGCCAGACGGTGCTAGAGGCCTTGCAGCAG CTTATCCGAGTGACTCAGCCTGAGCTGATCCAGACCCAGAAGTCTCAGGAGACTCAGCCTCCAGAAGAGGCAAAGCCAGCCAGCAGCAAGACTGTGACTCCAGAGAGTGCCCATCCAG ATGGCACCGATGAGCCCGCCAGCCAGGGTCACCCTGTGGCCACGCAGAGCCCACCCAACAAATCCAAACCGGTAGCAAAGACATCAGCGAGCAGCATCAACGGGGCACCTCCAGCAAACCCCAACCCCATCGTGCAGAGGTTGCCAGCCTTCCTGGACAATCACAACTACGCCAAGTCCCCCATGCAG gaggaggaagaccTTGCAGCAGGAGTGGGTCGCAGCCGGGTCCCAGTCCGACAGCACCAGCAGTACTCGGACGATGAGGATGATTACGacgatgatgatgaggaggaagtTCGTAACACCAACTCGGCCATCAG GTACAAAAGGAAAGGGCAGGTAAAGCAAGAGCACGTGGCAGGCGCCGCAGATGGCCAGCTCTCTGTCCTCCAGCCCAACACCATCAACGTCCTGGCTGAGAAGCTGAAGGAATCCCAAAAGGATCTTTCTATTCCCCTGTCCATCAAGACGAGTGGCGGGGGCACCGCCGTGGCCATGGTTACCCActcccagccctctcccacccccagcaaCGAGAGCACAGACACGGCCTCTGAGATCGGCAGCGCCTTCAACTCCCCGCTGCGCTCTCCCATCCGCTCGGCCAACCCCACCCgtccttccagccccgtcacctcCCACATCTCCAAGGTGCTCTTTGGCGAGGAGGACGGCCTGCTGCGTGTCGACTGCATGCGCTACAACCGGGCTGTCAGGGACCTGGGGCCCGTCATCAGCACTGGCCTGCTGCACCTCACTGAGGATGGCGTGTTCTGCCCACTGGCTGTTGCAG ATGGGGGTAAAAGCTCCCCCCCTTCCATCAAACCCGGTGAAGAGGCCCCGGTGGCAATCAAACTGGACGAGAAGGAGGGCAGTGAGGCCGGTGACAGCAAAGAGAAGGTGGGACTTGGCAGGACCAGTGATCACCCTGGGGGGGAAAAGTATTCTCCCAAG gagctgctggcgcTGCTGAAGTGCGTGGAGGCAGAGATTGCAAACTACGAGGCCtgcctgaaggaagaggtggagaagaggaagaaattcaaG ATCGATGACCAGAGGAGAACTCACAACTACGACGAGTTCATCTGTACCTTCATCTCCATGCTGGCACAGGAAG ggatGCTGGCAAGCCTCGTGGAGCAGAACATCTCTGTGCGCAGGCGGCAGGGGGTCAGCATTGGCCGCCTGCACAAGCAGAGGAAGCCGGACCGTCGGAAACGCTCCCGCCCCTATAAAGCCAAGCGCCAGTAG
- the BAP1 gene encoding ubiquitin carboxyl-terminal hydrolase BAP1 isoform X3, producing the protein MNKGWLELESDPGLFTLLVEDFGVKGVQVEEIYDLQSKCQGPVYGFIFLFKWIEERRSRRKVSTLVDETSVIDDDIVNNMFFAHQLIPNSCATHALLSVLLNCNNVDLGPTLSRMKDFTKGFSPESKGYAIGNAPELAKAHNSHARPEPRHLPEKQNGISAVRTMEAFHFVSYVPIKGRLFELDGLKVYPIDHGPWADDEEWTDKARRVIMERIGLATAGMKYESKLHILKMNRQTVLEALQQLIRVTQPELIQTQKSQETQPPEEAKPASSKTVTPESAHPDGTDEPASQGHPVATQSPPNKSKPVAKTSASSINGAPPANPNPIVQRLPAFLDNHNYAKSPMQEEEDLAAGVGRSRVPVRQHQQYSDDEDDYDDDDEEEVRNTNSAIRYKRKGQVKQEHVAGAADGQLSVLQPNTINVLAEKLKESQKDLSIPLSIKTSGGGTAVAMVTHSQPSPTPSNESTDTASEIGSAFNSPLRSPIRSANPTRPSSPVTSHISKVLFGEEDGLLRVDCMRYNRAVRDLGPVISTGLLHLTEDGVFCPLAVADGGKSSPPSIKPGEEAPVAIKLDEKEGSEAGDSKEKVGLGRTSDHPGGEKYSPKELLALLKCVEAEIANYEACLKEEVEKRKKFKIDDQRRTHNYDEFICTFISMLAQEGMLASLVEQNISVRRRQGVSIGRLHKQRKPDRRKRSRPYKAKRQ; encoded by the exons GTCTCTTCACACTCCTGGTAGAAGATTTTG GGGTCAAGGGAGTGCAGGTTGAAGAGATTTATGATCTGCAGAGCAAATGCCAAGG CCCTGTGTATGGGTTCATCTTCCTGTTCAAGTGGATTGAGGAGCGCAGATCACGCCGGAAGGTTTCTACCTTGGTGGATGAGACGTCGGTGATCGACGATGACATCGTTAATAACATGTTCTTTGCTCACCAG CTGATCCCCAACTCCTGTGCCACGCATGCTCTGCTGAGTGTCCTCCTGAACTGCAACAATGTCGACCTGGGCCCCACGCTGAGCCGCATGAAGGATTTCACCAAAGGATTCAGCCCTGAG AGTAAAGGCTATGCCATCGGCAACGCCCCAGAGCTGGCCAAGGCCCATAACAGCCATGCCAG GCCAGAGCCACGGCACTTGCCGGAAAAGCAGAACGGTATCAGCGCTGTGCGAACCATGGAGGCTTTTCATTTTGTCAGTTATGTCCCCATCAAGGGACGGCTGTTTGAGCTGGATGGACTCAAGGTCTATCCCATTGACCACG GGCCGTGGGCTGATGACGAGGAATGGACAGACAAAGCCAGGAGAGTAATCATGGAGCGCATTGGCCTGGCCACTGCAGG GATGAAGTACGAGTCCAAACTGCACATCCTGAAGATGAACCGCCAGACGGTGCTAGAGGCCTTGCAGCAG CTTATCCGAGTGACTCAGCCTGAGCTGATCCAGACCCAGAAGTCTCAGGAGACTCAGCCTCCAGAAGAGGCAAAGCCAGCCAGCAGCAAGACTGTGACTCCAGAGAGTGCCCATCCAG ATGGCACCGATGAGCCCGCCAGCCAGGGTCACCCTGTGGCCACGCAGAGCCCACCCAACAAATCCAAACCGGTAGCAAAGACATCAGCGAGCAGCATCAACGGGGCACCTCCAGCAAACCCCAACCCCATCGTGCAGAGGTTGCCAGCCTTCCTGGACAATCACAACTACGCCAAGTCCCCCATGCAG gaggaggaagaccTTGCAGCAGGAGTGGGTCGCAGCCGGGTCCCAGTCCGACAGCACCAGCAGTACTCGGACGATGAGGATGATTACGacgatgatgatgaggaggaagtTCGTAACACCAACTCGGCCATCAG GTACAAAAGGAAAGGGCAGGTAAAGCAAGAGCACGTGGCAGGCGCCGCAGATGGCCAGCTCTCTGTCCTCCAGCCCAACACCATCAACGTCCTGGCTGAGAAGCTGAAGGAATCCCAAAAGGATCTTTCTATTCCCCTGTCCATCAAGACGAGTGGCGGGGGCACCGCCGTGGCCATGGTTACCCActcccagccctctcccacccccagcaaCGAGAGCACAGACACGGCCTCTGAGATCGGCAGCGCCTTCAACTCCCCGCTGCGCTCTCCCATCCGCTCGGCCAACCCCACCCgtccttccagccccgtcacctcCCACATCTCCAAGGTGCTCTTTGGCGAGGAGGACGGCCTGCTGCGTGTCGACTGCATGCGCTACAACCGGGCTGTCAGGGACCTGGGGCCCGTCATCAGCACTGGCCTGCTGCACCTCACTGAGGATGGCGTGTTCTGCCCACTGGCTGTTGCAG ATGGGGGTAAAAGCTCCCCCCCTTCCATCAAACCCGGTGAAGAGGCCCCGGTGGCAATCAAACTGGACGAGAAGGAGGGCAGTGAGGCCGGTGACAGCAAAGAGAAGGTGGGACTTGGCAGGACCAGTGATCACCCTGGGGGGGAAAAGTATTCTCCCAAG gagctgctggcgcTGCTGAAGTGCGTGGAGGCAGAGATTGCAAACTACGAGGCCtgcctgaaggaagaggtggagaagaggaagaaattcaaG ATCGATGACCAGAGGAGAACTCACAACTACGACGAGTTCATCTGTACCTTCATCTCCATGCTGGCACAGGAAG ggatGCTGGCAAGCCTCGTGGAGCAGAACATCTCTGTGCGCAGGCGGCAGGGGGTCAGCATTGGCCGCCTGCACAAGCAGAGGAAGCCGGACCGTCGGAAACGCTCCCGCCCCTATAAAGCCAAGCGCCAGTAG